Proteins found in one Ptychodera flava strain L36383 chromosome 16, AS_Pfla_20210202, whole genome shotgun sequence genomic segment:
- the LOC139152584 gene encoding uncharacterized protein, whose translation MYNSLTESKTFCLVKAQCNPSQSGDSARVKWLHVVLDKMTGEPYGAFCVCAVGKGQACSHVGAFLFLLCEIVASGAENLPDDESVTDVLCPWSLPKGAKVHPVKAEDVIVRSTDKQGPTIDNYTSQVAPELSPDDNYQRILQLLSDVRNANSNSCMPAIVNIVDISTFRTVPLPSLTLPSELPDKCFDFDIPVSTEITTTTYPIPVYRIPHPTFNSVYDNGFEKAKEKLLQSIVYSSDDIENIERITRGQSASHSNDTWMDQRKATITGTKIHRILSFYEHGKAKPENIVKDIMQYNFQELNTTAIQWGRKHEQKAVDSYITELKRTHLNVDIHRPGLLVHNNYPFLRVSPDALVSCSCHGRELLK comes from the exons ATGTATAATTCTCTAACAGAGAGCAAAACTTTCTGTCTTGTGAAAGCCCAGTGCAACCCATCCCAGAGTGGTGACAGTGCTCGTGTAAAATGGTTACATGTTGTCCTTGACAAGATGACCGGAGAGCCTTACGGTGCATTCTGTGTTTGTGCAGTTGG CAAAGGACAAGCTTGCTCCCATGTTGGAGCATTTTTGTTCCTCCTGTGTGAGATTGTTGCCAGTGGGGCTGAGAATCTTCCTGATGATGAATCAGTCACTGATGTTCTGTGTCCTTGGAGTTTACCCAAAG GTGCCAAAGTTCATCCTGTGAAAGCTGAAGATGTAATTGTCCGCAGTACAGACAAACAAGGTCCAACTATTGACAACTATACTTCTCAAGTTGCACCAGAACTCTCTCCTGACGATAACTATCAACGTATCCTCCAGCTTCTTTCTGATGTACGAAATGCCAATTCAAATAGCTGTATGCCAGCCATTGTTAACATAGTTGATATTTCAACATTCCGTACAGTACCATTGCCATCTTTAACATTACCATCTGAATTACCagataaatgttttgattttgatattCCAGTAAGTACTGAAATCACAACAACAACCTATCCAATACCAGTGTATAGAATACCACATCCTACCTTTAACTCAGTATATGATAATGGGTTTGAGAAAGCTAAAGAAAAGTTACTCCAGTCAATTGTTTATTCATCAgatgatattgaaaatattgaaagaatAACTCGAGGTCAATCTGCAAGTCATTCCAATGATACATGGATGGATCAAAGAAAGGCTACCATAACTGGGACAAAAATTCATAGAATACTGTCTTTCTATGAACATGGTAAGGCGAAACCAGAAAATATAGTGAAAGACATTATGCAATACAACTTTCAGGAATTGAACACCACTGCTATTCAATGGGGCAGAAAACATGAACAGAAAGCGGTTGATAGCTATATAACTGAGCTAAAAAGAACACATTTAAATGTTGACATTCATAGGCCTGGACTTCTTGTGCATAACAATTATCCATTTCTACGAGTAAGCCCAGATGCATTAGTATCTTGCTCATGTCATGGTAGAGAGTTGTTGAAGTGA